TAAATTAATCAACTCAATTGAAATTCAAAATTTTTCTTTAACATTTTACTACATTCTCTCAAACAAAAAGCAAATTCACAGCAAACAGAGAGAACTATTCCCTCATCACCAtcagacaccctattccctatatagtgctataTTTctagtccaaagtagtgcactatatagggaataggatgtcatttaaGACTCGTACTCTGCCCTCTATCTGTCTTTGTGTATTGTCTTCAGGTGTTTCTTCAGATGGCCAGTCTGTTTGAAGTGCTTGCCACACTCAGTGCAGGTGTAAGGTTTCTCCCCAGTGTGGACAAATTTGTGCCTCTTCAGATTATTGTAATCCAGAAAGCCCTTCCCGCAGTACGAGCACCAGTGTCTCTTCTCCCCGTTGTGCCACCTCAGGTGAACATTCAGCTCCACACGCCTCTTGAAGCGCTTCACACAGAGGGAGCAGGCAaacggtttctctccagtgtgaacGCGGAGATGCGTCTCCATGTCGCGCCGGATGACGAAGCGTTTGTCACAGATCGGGCAGATGAACGGGCGCACGCCGCTGTGGACCATCTGCTCGTGCTTGGTCAGGCCGAAGCGGTAGACAAAGGTCTTGTCGCACTTCAGACACTGGTGGCCACGCTGTTCACCGTGGACGCGGGCGTGGCGGTTGAGGCCCTTGAGGTTGGGGAAGTCCTTGCCGCAGGTGGAGCAGGCGAACGGGCGCTTCCCCGTGTGGAGGGAGGCGTGACTCTCTAAAGCAGCGGCGCTGCTCAGGACACGACCGCAGTCTGCACACTGGTTCTTGGTAAAACGTTTCCGTGGAGACTTGGgagactgttggagctggaaCGGTCCTGGCGGCGACCACATCGCTTGTGACTTGCGATACCGCTGCGCCTGCTGGAATGTCAGCGTGCATGGGGGGGACTTTTTGAATCCGGAGTGAGGGCTGACGGTGACAATGAAGGGGATAggttgaggggtggagggagaacgTTTCAAATTCAATACCGCCGCGGCCGCCGAACGAGGTCTGCCGCGACGAGGAGAGGCAGAAATTACCTTGAACTGGTGAGGctgtgggtgaggaggggtggCAGGAGAAGGGTTCACATTCGCCCCCGTAGCCTGGTGTGGGCTGGGGGCACCGTGAGGGCTGGTGCAACGCGGGCTGGTGCGGCGTGGGCTGAGGCTTGAGGTAGACGCAGCATGAGGGCTGGGGCTGTACGACCGGCGGCGCTGTGGGGTGGAAGGCAGAAACGGTGTCTGTGTGACCAGACCTATAagctctgacctctgacctcgctGTGAGGTCTTAGTGACCTTTGACCTACTCCTCTTAGCCTGGGCTAGGGCCAAACCTCTCTGAGCCTGCACCCAGGTCATGCTTCTCTTCTTGGATTTGGACACACCTCCAACAATAGGTGATTGTCTGGTCAGAGAGGTCACATCAGTGTtagctcctccctcttcctcactGATGATGTGGTTACTACTTCCTTGTCCACTAGACTTGTCGTCAGCCATCTCACCGTTAGCGGTGTCATCTACTACATCCTGGTCAACGTGTGATTCCCTGTACATTTCTCCTCTGTTCTGCATCACCTTTGAGTAGTCATGGTCTATAGGGGCGGTTCTCTCTCCTCTGGGTTTCTTAGCAACCACTGGAGATGGAGTACTGTCCTGGGGGCGGGGCCTTAAGCGGAGGCGGAGACCAGAGAGGAGTGATTCGCGTCGACTCGACTTTCTACCACCTCCTACCTGGACAACAATCTCCTCCTTTTTCTCACCGACGGGGGTCGTCTCCGTAGCAACAGACCTGGTCATCACAGCTTCCGTAGATGTGGCAGGGAGGGGGGAAAGCCTCTccccctcatcttcctcctcctctttttcctccaCCCTCGGTGGGGAGCGTACTAGGGGTGCTACTGACAACTGAGCTAAAAACTGTGTGTTAAACATCTGACAGGGGCCAGAGGGTGTGGTTACAGCAGGGGCTGACAGCTGTACAGGGGCTTCATCAGACGTCCTCTCTGGGACAACAGGGGACTTCGGTGATGGCAGAGTGGGGGAGGGTTGCACATGCTCAGTGACCAAGGACACCTGCTTCTCAGGGGGGCCGGCAAGTTCTTCCGACAAAGTCAGCAACTGAGCGGACTGGACCGGTGTTGGCGGAGTTGCCGTGGCAACACCCGTCTTCTCCAAAACTGTAGGCGGTTGCAGTTGTGTTGGTGGTGCGGCCGGTGGTCCATCAGGTACAGCTGTAGGCCTAGCTGGTTGTATTGAGGGCACTGATATTAGACGAGCTACAGGTAGAACGTCTGTGTGAGACTGTGATGGTGATGATCGAGGAGGACGAGGGGGTACGGGGCTGGGCTGTGTATCCTGAAGAGGGGTTCTGGGTAACCCGGAGAGGACAGGTGGCGGGCGCTCTGACGCTGCTGCTGTCGATTTCACCGGTACGGTCGACTGGACCGCTGTGGTCGTTTGGACAGTTTCTTTTGACAGACTAGTTACCGTGGACTGGGCCATTACAGCAGACAGGACAGTTGATGTAGACTGGATAGTGGCTGCTGATTGAGGAGATGCtgtctggtgtaatgttgatggagGCTCTGCTGCTGGTATTACCAGTGACTGCTGTTCTGCTCCAGGGTCCTGGCCTGCACTGCCACTGGTAACCTCTCTGGTCCTGggctgggatgggctgagagCCTGGGGGACCTCCTGGGTGTCTGGATCTCCCTGGAGGGGGGGCTCTGCTGAGGTAGACTGGGTGGTGGGAGGCCTTTCCTGGGTGTAACGGTTGACCATGGCCCTGACGGCTCCAGGTGGGCCCAGggctacagagggagggagattgacaggATGGAGAAAGGTAGAGGGGAAAgttgaaagggagagacagaaagaacaaAAGACAGATAACAGTGGAGAGATTATTATAGATATTATTAGAGCCTGGTTCTCATCCCAATACTCTTTAATACATTGTAATAAGATGTGTGATTCAGAAGCAGGTCTCCCTAGTTCCTACCTCTGCTTGGTAACTCTCTGAGAGGTTGTCTGCGGACCAGAGTCGGGGGCTCTCCCCCCTCCTGCTTCAGCAGTATGTACCCAGGGGAGTAGTCATCAGAATAGTCTGCCTCCTGGGGGGGTGAATGGGGAAAGACAACCACAATCGGGTCAACAAAAACTCTGATGAAGGCTGTGAGGTCAATATGTACGCTTAAATACACAAGTGATTCTAGGGAGAGCAGTGTTCAGGTTTTTCTTTTCACTGGGGTCGACAACAAAAGGTTGAGTATAGAGGTAGATTAATTGGCAAGACAGCACCCACAGATCTGGGACTCAGGCTATAAGCCTCGTCTTACCCAGTCCACCTCCTGTTTGATCAGTACGAAGGCCATCTGTGGGTTGTCCTCCTTGTCGTAGGCCCCACGGTGCAGCTCCGTCCACTGGTCCTCCTCGCGCAGGTGCTGTTCCGCAGACCGAGGCAAAGCTTGCACTGTCAGAACTGGAAATACCAGATTAGGAGAGACAGTGGTTAGGAGATAAGGAAATCTAGAAATGGAGAGGTGAAGATTACATACCAGGTGATGACATGACAACATCCTGTGTTGCAAAGTGACTAGCATTATTAAGGTTATCAGTAATTTATGAATGCATAATATAGGCTACACCTCTCAAACATGTTCTGTTTAATATTGTAGTCTATACAAATTAAACATAGGTACATGAAGCAGTTTTGTTAAATATTCTCAACTTTGAGCCTTCATATGCTCAGCTAAATAGCTAGCTATCAGGATGTGTTATCACTTGAACGTAGCTTAGCTAGCTTGTCCaaaggtgtattcattccaccgattctgttgcaaaacgtttattGAAAGGGAGCAAACGAAACGGgaaggacctacctgaatttgtacaATATTTACTCATTTAAACTCAAAACAAACTGTTTGGAGGGAACAAATAACCCGTTTTCTACTCACCACATTGGACACCAATGTCACGTTTGCCGATATGTGAGGTTGTTCTTTGACTCGGTCCAGGCTCTGCGGTTTGTCTTTCACTTTCACCCGTCGATTTCTTCGCATTTTCAGGGGTTCGAATCCTCGATTTGAGGTCCTCGTTCTCTTCGTTTATTCTGCATATTTCGGATCGCAGCTCCTCAATAGTTGTTTCGAAAAGTTGCGTTGTCTCCATGACTGCCGTCTTCAGCACCTTCTCCATAACAGAGGCGAACTGGGTTTGAAAACCTTCTTTCGCCATGTTAGCGGCGGCCATCTTCaacccacacacacgcatataAAAAGCTTCTTCTATGGTATATTGGCGATCGCACAATTTAATCTGCatcccgccacctactgtgcgggaTGGAAACAGGATTCCCCAAATGCGTAACAAACTACCAAACATAACAAATTATTAATAAAGATGTAAAATCCTTAAGTGCCAAAAACGTTTCTGCAGCAGCCACAATAATGTCCAGTTTCTTAGACTTCTTTGAGACTTGAGCAGCACAGTTTAGAACTGTGGCAATGAACGCCACAAAATCCACCTTTTTTCCACACACAGCATCTTTTGACTGGCAGCACACATTTACTACAGGCTGTGGTGCTTCCACTATCATATCTCCACTAGCATCAACTGTTCTCAATTATTTGAATTGCCTCCTCATAGGAGATTGATAACTTTTGCCACCTCAACCTCACCCTGCATGCAGGGCACTCGGGATCATGATCCCCACCACAATTTCAACACCATCCTTCTACACACCGTTGAAACATGGCCAAATCCTTTACAATTCTTACACTGCAGTGGTTTGGGGACGAAAGCTTTTACAGCACATCTTACATAACCAAGCTTCACATGCGTAGGTAGGTGTTCTTTATCAAAAAACACCAGTACCGACAGACTTTCTTCTTTTTCTCCATTCACCCAGCGGGTCAGACGCCGGGCACCAACCACACCAGGAATTCTCTTCAGGTATTCAACCTGAACATGAGTCTTCACCCGAAGTTTAAAGCACAAAATGTATGTTTGCCCGGATTAATTTGAGGCCCACTGCAATCTTCCTCTGTTCTTCATAAATACAGTTAATCATTATAAGACCACTCTTGGTCACTCATAGGCCTACTTCACAATTTGTTACACCTCAAACGGGTCTCCCACATATACATCCTTACTTAACAAACGCATCCCAACAAGAAGCGATTCCATATCATTCATACACGTGTCCTCCACTCCAAGTttagaccatttcctttttgttcCAGTTTGACACTAGTGTTATCCATTCAGAACATTCATCTTCACCAACTTTGATCGACGTGCTGCTTGATTCGAACTCAGCATCCACTTCCGCCATCTTActtttttaatttgtttttattgcaacaataataacaatattacACATCAATACAGGGACATTCGTGtgaatacaattttaaaaatgaaattataaaaCACCAGtcgaccccccccccaaaaaaaatgtttaattttTAATTTGTGGCTGTGATAACTAGTGAAACCCGAAGCCATGTTCTGATCAATCCTGTCCATTATATTCGAAACAATAATATAGTTACCACAGACACAAAGTCAGAAGGCCAAACTACTCAAACCCGACCAAACAGATGCACAGCCTTTGGCAGGAAAAGAAACCTCAGTTGGGAGTGTAAAAGTCTCCCATTCAATGGTGTTCCGTTTCAAGATGTGGGCACAAAGACGTCTGAATGGCACCAGGGGAAAGACGGACAAACAAAAGCCAAAGAGAAAAATGCTGCTGAAATGGCAGTAAGTTGAAAGACAGATCATTGTAATTTATACCATACACTTTTACATGAATTTCATGTTCATACTGTACtaactgtcaaaataaagaaagtaacACACTCCATGTGTaatctcccagcaatttaatgggtatttaccaacgtttcggcatcactgtgatGCCTcaccctgaggaaggcacagtgatgccgaaacgttggtaaatacccttTAAATTGCTGGGAGATTACACATGGAGTGTgttactttctttattttgatagcttatagtttattcgccgttagtcagcacctccacacaaactattATTCTGGGTGAGTGCCAgctcatattatatatattttttaaatactgtaCTAACTAACAACGGAATGTTACTCAATAAACGGACGGCCTAACTATGTGGTCACTAAGGATCCAACGGCGCTTATTGTCAGAGCACGTCATGATGAGTACCATTGTAGGTGTACTGTGTTTATCAAACTGTATTCCTATCAGTAACATGTATGTAAAGTGTATGAATAATGTATATTAAACAAAATATCtgtaaaaaacaataaacaaatacTCATAAAATAGTTAATTTTGTCCTCTAAAGAGGGAGGTGGATGGGACAATACAATAAGGTTAGGATGGTGTGTTACCCCTTAAACTGTTAAGAGCTTTGGGTGTCTAGAAAAGTGCTATGTAAGCCaaatcaattattattattaataaatgTTTTGCCATCTTCTGTAGCTTGAAGACCATGCCTTTCTCAAAAGATGTAAACTGGTACAAAATACCAAAAAAGGTAGACTGCAAGGCTGTGTAACGTTAATAAATAaatgactatagtaagtgcctatgtCACAAATAAAGAAACATGGTTTAAGTGTTAATTTTAAATCAGACATTAAATCTGCCAATTTCAAACATTTACCTTCACCTGAGCATTTCTGTGAAACCGCGTACGTTTTACTTGTGGATTACGTGTGGGAGTTCATTTGTTTGCCTACATTCCATTTGAAAAACAATGCCGATATTGGAGTAAACCTATTTTGGGTTaagacacgactccaacaccattcactaagtttgccgacgacacaacagtggtaggcctgatcactgacaacaatgagacagcctatagggaagaggcccgagacctggcagtgtggtgccagggcaacaagctctccctcaacatgatcaagacaaaagagatgattgtggactacagagtaaggaggaccgagcacgcccccattctcatcgacggggcacgacaacgcctattccccctcaggagactgaaaagatttggcatgggtcctcagatcctcaaaaagttctacagctgcagcatcgaggccatcctgactggttgcatcacatatggcaactgctcggcctccgaccgcaaggcattacagagggtagtgcatacggcccagtacatcactcggGCCAAGCTTTTtgtcattcaggacctctataccaagccgtgtcagaggaaggtgcCTGACGCCCCCCCCGAGgggtccccgtgttgagggtcagtgtggtagATGTTGCCTACCTGGGCACCTGAGGGTGTCtagtcaggaaatccaggatgcagttgcagagggaggtgttcagtcccagggtccttagtttagtgatgaccttggagggcactatggtgttgaacactgaactgtagtcaatgaacagcattctaacataggtgttcctcttgtagaggtgggagagggtagtgtgaagtgcaatagagattgtgtcatctgtggatctattggggcgatatgcaaattggagtaggtccagagtgtctgggatgatggtgttgatgtgagccatgaccagcctttcaaagcatttcatggctacagatgtgagtgctacggggcgatggtcatttatacaggttaccttggcgttctgaaaaagcattgtatttggtcaaacatttttttccaacagtttgctaagagctggcagaaaccttataggtctgctgttagaaccactGAAGGCcgctttaatcaaatcaaatcatcaaatcaaatttctttatatagcccttcgtacatcagctgatatctcaaagtgctgtacagaaacccagcctaaaaccctgaacagcaagcaatgcaggtgtagaagcacggtggctaggaaaaactccctagaaaggccaaaacctaggaagaaacctagagaggaaccaggctatgaggggtggccagtcctcttttggctgtgccgggtggagattataacagaacatggccaagatgttcaaatgttcataaatgaccagcatggtccaataataataatcacagtagttgtcgagggtgcagcaagtcagcacctcaggagtaaatgtcagttggcttttcatagccgatcattaagagtatctctaccgctcctgcggtctctagagagttgaaaacagcaggtctgggacaggtagcacgtccggtgaacaggtcagggttccatagccgcaggcagaacagttgaaactggagcagcagcacggccaggtggactggggacagcaaggactcatcatgccaggtcgtcctgaggcatggtcctagggctcaggtcccccgagagagagaaagaaagagagaaagagagaattagagagagcatacttaaattcacacaggacacccgaataagacaggagaagtactccagatataacaaactgaccctagccccccgacacaaactactgcagcataaatattggaggctgagacaggaggggtcaggagacactgtggccccatccgatgatacccacggacagggccaaacaggaaggatataaccccacccactttgccaaagcacagcccccacaccactagagggataactccaaccaccaacttaccatcctgagacaaggccgagtatagcccacaaagatctccgccacggcacaacccaagggggggcgccaacccagacaggaagatcacgtcagtgactcaacccactcaagtgacgcacctctcctagggacgaaagagaaaaaaagagaaagagcaccagtaagccagtgactcagcccctgtaatagggttagaggcagagaatcccagtggagagagggtaaccggccaggcagagacagcaagggtggttcgttgctccagagcctttccgttcaccttcacactcctgggccagactacactcaatcatatgacccactgaagagataagtcttcagtaaagacttaaaggttgagaccgagtctgcgtctctcacatgggtaggcagaccattccataaaaattgagatctataggagaaagccctccctccagctgtttgcttagaaattctagggacaattaggaggcctgcgtcttgtgaccatagcgtacgtgtaggtatgtacggcaggaccaactcggaaagataggtaggagcaagcccatgtaacgctttgtaggttaacagtaaaaccttgaaatcagcccttgccttaacaggaagccagtgtagggaggctagcactggagtaatatgatcaaattttttggttctagtcaggattctagcagccgtatttagcactaactgaagtttatttagtgctttatccgggtagccggaaagtagagcattgcagtagtctaacctagaagtaacaaaagcatggattaatgtttctgcatcatttttggacagaaagtttctgatttttgcaatgttacgtagatgtaaaaaagctgtccttgaaacagtcttgatatgtttgtcaaaagatagatcagggtccagagtaacgccgaggtccttcacagttttatttgagacgactttacaaccatcaagattaattgtcagattcaacagaagatctctttgtttcttgggacctagaacaagcatctctgttttgtccgagtttaaaagtagaaagttttcagccatccacttccttatgtctgaaacacaggcttctagcgagggcaatttttgggcttcaccatgtttcattgaaatgtacagctgtgtgtcatccgcatagcagtgaaagttaacattatgttttcgaatgacatccccaagaggtaaaatatatagtgaaaacaatagtggtcctaaaacggaaccttgaggaacaccgaaatgtacagttgatttgtcagaggacaaaccattcacagagacaaactgatatctttccgacagataagatctaaaccaggccagaacttgtccgtgtagaccaatttgggtttccaatctctccaaaagaatctggtgatcgatggtatcaaaggcagcactaaggtctagtagcacgaggacagatgcagagcctcggtctgacgccattaaaaggtcatttaccaccttcacaagtgcagtctcagtgctatgatggggtctaaaaccagactgaagcatttcgtatacattatttgtcttcaggaaggcagtgagttgcacatgaagcagctcttacATGAAGcagctttaccactcttgggtagcagaATTACTTTGGCGTCCCTCCAGGCCGGAGGAAAAATACTTTCCTCaaggctcagattaaaaatatgacagatatgAGTGGCTTATAGAGTCAGCAatcatcctcagtagctttccatctaaattgtcaatgccaggaggtttgtcatcattgatcgataacaataatttttccacctctcccacactaactttacaaaattctaacTAGCACTGCTTTCTTTCATTATTCGTTTTTTTAATGCATGAATACAATTGCTCACTGTTTGTTGtaggcatttcctgcctaagtttgcccactttgccaatgaaataatcattaaaataattggcaacatcaaatggttttgtgatgaataagccatctgattcgatgaaagatggagttgaatttgtctttctgcccataatttaatatacagtactccaaagttttttttccaTAATTATTtttatcattgatcttggcttcataataaagtTTATTTTTCTTTAGTAACATCATTTCTCAATATGCAGTAAGCAAGCctgtcagatgtgcagccagacttattagccactccttttgccccatctctctcaaccatacagtttttaaattcctcatcaatccatggagccttaacagttctaacagtcttaacaggtgcatgtttatcaataattggaagaagcaatttcataaattcatcaagtgcagcatctggatgctcctcattaatcacatcagaccaacacatATTTTTaacatccacataagagtcacagcaaaatattttgtattatctgttatacactattttaggcccagctgttggaactttggctttcctggatatagccactctACAGTggattgcagcaattacagctgcaagtctcttggggtatgtctctataagcttggcacatctagccactgggatatttgcccattcttcaaggcaaaactgcttcagctccttcaagttgggtgGGTTCCACTCGtgcacagcaatctttaagtcatactacagattctcaattggattgagatctgggaattgactaggccattccaagacatttaaatgtttccccttaaatgactcgagtgttgctttagtaaTATGCATAGGGTAATTGTCCTGCTCGAAGgcgaacctctgtcccagtctcaaatatctggaagactgaaacaggttttcctcgaGATATTccttgtatttagcgccatccatcattccttcaaatttgaccagtttcccagtccctgccgataaaaaacatcaccacagcatgatgctgccaccagctTGTTGCCCTTACACATGCTTccctgtggggatgatgttctcggggtgatgagaggtgttgggtttgtgccagacatagcgttttccttgatggtcaaatagctacattttagtctcatctgaccagggtaccttctttcatatgtttggggagtctcccacatgccttttggcgatcaccaaacgtgtttgcttatttttttctttaagcaatggctttcttctggccactcttccgtaaagcccagctctgtggagtgtacaacttaaagtggtccaatggacag
This genomic interval from Salvelinus alpinus chromosome 6, SLU_Salpinus.1, whole genome shotgun sequence contains the following:
- the LOC139579388 gene encoding uncharacterized protein, coding for MFGSLLRIWGILFPSRTVGGGMQIKLCDRQYTIEEAFYMRVCGLKMAAANMAKEGFQTQFASVMEKVLKTAVMETTQLFETTIEELRSEICRINEENEDLKSRIRTPENAKKSTGESERQTAEPGPSQRTTSHIGKRDIGVQCVLTVQALPRSAEQHLREEDQWTELHRGAYDKEDNPQMAFVLIKQEVDWEADYSDDYSPGYILLKQEGGEPPTLVRRQPLRELPSRALGPPGAVRAMVNRYTQERPPTTQSTSAEPPLQGDPDTQEVPQALSPSQPRTREVTSGSAGQDPGAEQQSLVIPAAEPPSTLHQTASPQSAATIQSTSTVLSAVMAQSTVTSLSKETVQTTTAVQSTVPVKSTAAASERPPPVLSGLPRTPLQDTQPSPVPPRPPRSSPSQSHTDVLPVARLISVPSIQPARPTAVPDGPPAAPPTQLQPPTVLEKTGVATATPPTPVQSAQLLTLSEELAGPPEKQVSLVTEHVQPSPTLPSPKSPVVPERTSDEAPVQLSAPAVTTPSGPCQMFNTQFLAQLSVAPLVRSPPRVEEKEEEEDEGERLSPLPATSTEAVMTRSVATETTPVGEKKEEIVVQVGGGRKSSRRESLLSGLRLRLRPRPQDSTPSPVVAKKPRGERTAPIDHDYSKVMQNRGEMYRESHVDQDVVDDTANGEMADDKSSGQGSSNHIISEEEGGANTDVTSLTRQSPIVGGVSKSKKRSMTWVQAQRGLALAQAKRSRSKVTKTSQRGQRSELIGLVTQTPFLPSTPQRRRSYSPSPHAASTSSLSPRRTSPRCTSPHGAPSPHQATGANVNPSPATPPHPQPHQFKVISASPRRGRPRSAAAAVLNLKRSPSTPQPIPFIVTVSPHSGFKKSPPCTLTFQQAQRYRKSQAMWSPPGPFQLQQSPKSPRKRFTKNQCADCGRVLSSAAALESHASLHTGKRPFACSTCGKDFPNLKGLNRHARVHGEQRGHQCLKCDKTFVYRFGLTKHEQMVHSGVRPFICPICDKRFVIRRDMETHLRVHTGEKPFACSLCVKRFKRRVELNVHLRWHNGEKRHWCSYCGKGFLDYNNLKRHKFVHTGEKPYTCTECGKHFKQTGHLKKHLKTIHKDR